Genomic segment of Euzebya rosea:
GGCGCCGCCGGAGGACCCGGACCGAGTCAGCGCACAGATGATCTTCCGCGTCGCCGACTGCCACGGGCTGTACACCCTGCTGCGCGAACGCGGCGCGACGTTCCTGGCCCCGCCGCACGTACGGGAGGGCGAGACGCGGGCGTTCTTCCGCGATCCCGATGGCCATCTGTTCGAGATCTCCGAGCTGACCTGAAGCGGGTGATGAGAGGGGTTCACGGCTGGCGTGGGCAGGCGTACGTTGGTCGTGGGCCTGCTGCGTTGCGGCGACCCGGTAGCCGACTACCGGAGGGATTGCCATGGCCGAACTCGACCTCGTCATCGATCGCTACCAGGAGCGTATCGACGCGCACGACATCGACGGACTGCTCGAGATGCATGCACCGGACGCGACGCTCCTGTGGTTGCCGGTCGGCACCTACACGGGGCGCGATGCGATCCGCGGTGCGCTGGAGATGTTGTTCACCGCCTTCCCCGACTTCCAGCGGACGAAGGACTCCATGATCGTCCAGGGCGACACCGTGGCCCTGGAGTTCACCGCGACGGGCACGTTCACCGGCGGCCCCTTCGACGGGTACCAGCCGACCGGTGCCTCGGGTGAGGTCATCGGCAGCGAGCTGATCACTGTCGATGCCGACGGCATGATCGCGTCGACCCGGACCTACTGGGACGGCATGCAGATGGCCCGCGAGCTCGGCCTGATGCCCGACGAGGACTCCATCCTCGACCGCGGCCTGCACGGCGCGCTGAACGTCATGACCCGAGCCCGGCGCGTCATCCGGCTGTAGCTGCAGGAGGCTGGTCTGGTCACCTCGCAGCGACGACGGCGGACCGAGGTTGGTTGTCCGGTCGGTCGAGGGGTGCCTCTGGTCGCACCTTGCAGCGACACCGGCGGACCGAGTCCGGTCGGCGGGTGGTCAAGGGGCACCCTGGTCGCACCTTGCAGCGACACCGCCCGAGATCGGTCGGCGGGTGGTCAAGGGGCACCCTGGTCGCACCTTGCAGCGACACCGCCCGAGATCGGTCGGCGGGTGGTCAAGGGGCACCCTGGTCGCACCTTGCAGCGACACCGCCCGAGATCGACGTTCGACCAGCGTCCTTGATCCCGCCTGAGTGGCTCGTCTTCTGCCGAACAAGCTTCTCTGATCGCACCTCGCGGCGACACCGGTGGGAGAGCCCGATCTTCCGTGACGGTCGCGGGGTGGCGTTGGTCGCACCTTGCACAGACATCGGCGGAGGGCCAAGCCCGGCTTCGGGCCGGTCGATCGGCGAGATTGGTCGCGTGTCGTCGGCAACGACGGTGTGGCGGCTCAAGGACCGGGCGTCCCGGGTACGGCCGGTGCGTGTGGGTTCCGGTGGGTGTCAGGCAGCGTGGGCGGGTGGGTCGCGGCTGATCTCCACGCCGGTGTCGGTGGTCCAGATGCGTTGGCCGGGTGGGCCGTGGAGCTGGTGGTTGCGTCTG
This window contains:
- a CDS encoding ester cyclase; this encodes MAELDLVIDRYQERIDAHDIDGLLEMHAPDATLLWLPVGTYTGRDAIRGALEMLFTAFPDFQRTKDSMIVQGDTVALEFTATGTFTGGPFDGYQPTGASGEVIGSELITVDADGMIASTRTYWDGMQMARELGLMPDEDSILDRGLHGALNVMTRARRVIRL